The Deltaproteobacteria bacterium RBG_16_64_85 region CACACGGGAGACCGGCGGCTCTCCGCCTTCCGACGCCACGACCCAGGCGTTGCCCACCGCGGTTTCGGGCATGCCGGGGAACAGAGAGGCGGTGTGTCCGTCCTTCCCGATCCCCAGCAGGATCGCGTCGAACCGGGGAAAACCGCCGGGAGGAACCGGAAACTCGGCGCGCAGCGCCTCCTCGTACCGGCGCGCCCCCTCCGAAGGGCAGGAAAAACCGGTGTCTACGAAGTGAACATGGGACTCCGGGACAGCTGCCCGGGAGAGGAGCGTCTCCTGCAGCATCCTCCGGTTGTTTCGGGGATCCGCCGGAGGAACCCACCGCTCGTCCACCTGGTAAAAATGGACCCGTTCCCAGGGGAATCGCGCACGGTACGGCTCGGCGGAGAGAATCTCGTACGTCCGCCGCGGCGTTTCCCCGCCGGACAGTGCCATGTGGATGCGGGAAGCCGGCTTCCCGCCGCGGGCGAGCACCGCCGCCCGCTCGCGAACGATCCCCCAGAGCCTGCCGGCCGCGGCGCGCGCCAGTTCCTCCGCGGAGGACACGACGAAAAGCCGTTCTGCGTAGGGGTTCTCTCCCCTTCTCACGGACGGCGCCACCGGTCTCTTCCTTCTTCCATGAGCGCATCGGCCTCCGGCGGTCCCCAGCTCCCAGCGGGGTAGAAAACCAGGTCCCGCGAGGGATCTTCCTGCCATCGGCGAAGGAACGGGTCGAGCAGCGTCCAGGACGTCTCGACTTCCTCCTCCCGCGGGAAGAGCGCCGAGTCTCCGTGCATCACGTCGAGCAGGAGCCGTCCGTAGGCCGGGGTGCTCCGCGCGCCGAACGCTTCCCGGTACGTGAAATGGAAATCGACCGGCCGCACGCACACCGCCGGTCCGGGATCCTTGGCCCCGATCCGCAGGGAGATTCCCTCCTCCGGCTGGATGTTGATGACGAGAAGATTCGATTCCATCTGGCCGCACGCGGTGTCCTCGAACAGCAGCGATGGGGCGGGGTGGAACTGGATCGCAATCTCGGAAACCTTTCTCGCCATCCGCTTCCCCGTGCGAAGGTAGAAGGGGACGCCCGCCCAGCGCCAGTTGTCGATCGAAAATTTCATCGCTGCATACGTCTCCGCGAAGGATCCGGGGGAAACGTTCTTCTCCGCGCGGTAGGCGGGGACTTTCTTCCCGTCCATTTCCCCTTCGGCGTACTGCCCCCTGACGCACACTTCCCCTGCCCGCTCCGGACGTACCCGCGCGATCGACTTCAGCAGTTTGAGCTTCTCTCCCCGTACTTCGTCGCCGTCGAGGGAGTGCGGCGGCTCCATCGCCACGAGCGCCAGGAGCTGGAGTAGATGATTCTGGACCATGTCCCGGACCGCACCCGCCTCCTCGTAGAAATCGCCCCTCCCCTCGACGCCGATCGTTTCGGCCACGGTGATCTGGACGTGGTCGATGTAATTGCGGTTCCAAATCGGCTCGAAGATCCCGTTGCTGAACCGGAAGACGAAGAGGTTCTGGACGGTTTCCTTTCCCAGGAAGTGGTCGATCCGGTACACCTGCTCTCCCCGGAACACCGAAAGAATCTCCCGGTTGAGCGCGCAGGCGCTCGCAAGGTCGCGCCCGAACGGTTTTTCGATGATCAGGCGGCGGAAGCCGGGGAGGTCCGAGGAGGGAGCCGCAAGGGCCGCCGACCCGATTCTCCCGACCAGGGAAGCGTAATGTCTCGGGGCAACGGCGGCATAGAAGACGATGTTGCCCGGGATCCCCCGGCCGGAGCACAGGGACCGGATGCGATCCTTCAATCCCGGGTAGCTCGCCGGGTTTTCGAGATCCGCAGGGTGGTAGAAAAGCCTTGCGGCAAACGCATCCCATCGGGCGGCGTCGAACGTCTCCGGGGTCAGCGAATGCGCGGCATCCCGCAACAAGCTCCGGAACGCATCGTCCGAATATGCGGTTCGCGAGACGCCCAGCACCGCAAAGCCTTCCGGGAGGAGATTTTCCTGGTAGAGTCCGAAGAGATCGGGGATGAGCAGGCGCCGGGTAAGGTCCCCCGATGCGCCGAAGATCACCAGCAGGCACGGAGGGGGAGGCCCGATCCACGCCCCCTTGTGGGACTCGTCCGCCGCACCGGTTGCAGCCGTCATCTTTGCTACTCCTTCTCCTTCTTCGGAACCGCCGGATGGACGGCGTGTCCCCCGAACTCGTTGCGAAGCGCGGCGAGCATCCGCATCGCGAAGGAGTTCTCCTGCCGGGAGAGGAAGCGCATATAGAGGGACAGGCCGATCGCGGGCAGGGGCACCCCCGCCTCGATCGACCGCTCCACGATCCACCGCCCCTCGCCAGAATCCTCCACATACGGGGAAAGTCCGGCAAGCCCCGGGTCTCGCGACAACGCGCGGCCGGCCAGCTCGAGCAGCCACGAACGGACCACGCTCCCCCGGTTCCAAAGGGCGGCTATCGCCGGGAGGTCGAGAGGGAAGGGGGCCGTCTGGAGGATCTCGAACCCTTCGGCGTATGCCTGCATCATCCCGTACTCGATCCCGTTGTGGATCATCTTCACGAAGTGGCCGGCGCCGTGAGGCCCCACGTAAGCGAACCCTTCGGGCGGGGCCAGAGTGGCCAGCACCGGCGAGACGTGGCGGAACGCCTCCTCGTCGCCGCCGGCCATCAGGCAGTACCCTTCCGCAAGCCCCCAGATCCCCCCGCTCGTCCCCACGTCCAGGAACCGGATCCCGCGCTCGCCGAGCCGGGTCGCGCGCGGCGGCGCGTCCGTGTATTTCGAATTGCCGCCGTCGATGACGATGTCTCCGGGGGACAGGATCGGCTGGAGGAAATCGATGCTTTCGTCCACGGGGGCGCCGGCCGGGACCATGAGCCAGACGACCCTTCGGGGGGAGAGCTTCGCGACGGCATCGGGGAGTGACGCGGCGGCGATGCACCCTTTTTCCCGCGCCGCAGCCTCGACGGCGGCCGGAGACCGGTCGACCGCCACCACCTCGTGCCCGCCGCGCAGCAGCCGGAGGGTCATGTTCAGCCCCATCTTCCCCAAGCCAACCATCGCGATCCGCATGGCGCACCCCCCATCCGGCGGACGTTGTTGATCTCAGGCAATGCCAGCCGACGATAGCCTCCGCTCGATGGCCGCGAGCAGCTTGCGGAAAGAGTCGGCGAAGCTCTCCACGCCGTCCCGCGTCAGTTTTTCGCAGACCGTTTCGAGCCCGATATCGAGGAGCCCGAGGTCGGAAAGGATTGCCCTGGCCTCCGCTTCCCTCCGGGACAGCGTGTCGGCCACGACCCCGTGGTTCCGGAAGGCGTCCATCGTTTGAGGAGGCATCGTGTTGACGGTGAAAGGACCGATCAGTTCCTCGACGTACTTCACGTCCGGATATTTCGGACTCTTCGTCCCGGTGCTCGCCCAGAGGGGGCGCTGCACCCTGGCGCCCTTCGCTGCCAACTCCCGCCACCGAGGCGTGGAAAAGATCGCCTCGAACCTCGCGTAGGCCAGGCGCGCGTTGGCAACCGCAACTTTCCCCAACAGGGAGATCGCGGTCTCCGCCCGGGGCGATCCCGGCCAGCGGAGGACGGTCTCCTCCAGGAGCTTGTCGACGGCGGTGTCCACCCGCGAGACGAAGAAGGAGGCCACCGAGGCCACGCTGCGAGGGTCGCCCCCCGAGGCGATCCGCTTCTCCATCCCCCGGATGTACGCGGCCGTCACCTCCTCGTACCGCTTCACGGAGAAGATGAGCGTTACGTTGACGGGGACCCCGAGGGAGACGGCCTTCTCGATGGCGGGCAGTCCCTCCGCGGTGGCGGGGATCTTGATGAGCACGTTAGGCCGGGAAACCTTGCGGAAGAGCTCCTCCGCCCGTGACGCCGATTTCTGCGCATCGTACGCGAGATCCGGCTCGACCTCGAGCGACACGTATCCGTCGGCCCCGGACGTGGCGTCGTGGACGGGCCGCAGCACGTCGGCCGCCCGACGGATGTCTTCCGTCGCGATTTCGGTATACGCGGCGAGGACGCTCGCGCCCCCGGCGGAAAGCGCCTGGATCTGCTCGTCGTATTCTTGGCCCCCGGAAATCGCCTTCTCGAAGATCGTCGGATTCGAGGTGACGCCCTTGATGCCGTCCTCCGAGACCAGCCGGGCGAGTTCCCCCGACGCGATGATCCCCCTGTGGATATAGTCGAGCCAGGGGCTCTGCCCCATCTCCCCCAGACGGACCAGTGGATTCCCTTTCCCGGTCATAAGTCCTTCCCTCCCGAGGTAAAGAGCTCTAAAGGAGCGCTATTGCCTTCGCCGCCACGTTCTCGGGCGTAAACCCGAACTCCCGGAACAGCCGGTCCCCCGGCGCGGAAGCGCCGAACCGGTCGATCCCCACGGAAATCCCTCTTTCTCCAATATACCGCTCCCACCCGAAGGTACTGCCCGCCTCTACGGAAACGCGCGCCCGGACGGAAGGCGGGAGGACCGCTTCGCGATAGGAAGCCGGCTGCTCCTCGAACCGCTCCCGGCACAGGAAGCTGACCACGCGTGCGGAAACGCCGTCCGCCTCGAGGAGCTTCTTCGCGGCGAGGGCCACGTGCACCTCGGAGCCGGAGGCCAGGAGGATCACGCTCGGGCTTCCTCCCGCGCCTTCTTCATAGATGTAAACCCCCCGGTAGACGTTGCCGTCCCGGTAAACGGCGGCGTGCGGCAGGACCGGCAACTTCTGGCGGGTCAGGACCAGGGCGCTGGGGCCCGTGATCCGCTCGAGCGCCATCTTCCAGGCCGCCGCGGTTTCGTTGGCATCGGCGGGCCGGAGCACATGGAGGTTCGGTATCGCCCGAAGCGCGGCCAGGTGTTCGACGGGCTGGTGGGTGGGACCGTCTTCGCCGACTCCGATGGAATCGTGCGTGAACACGTAGACCACCCGGATTCCCATGAGCGCGGCCAGCCGGATGGAGGCTCGCATGTAATCGGAGAAGATGAGGAAGGTCGCCCCGTACGGGATGATACCGCCGTGGCGCGCCATCCCGTTGAGGATCGCGCCCATCCCGTGCTCGCGGACGCCGAAATGGAAGTTGCGACCCCCCGGCGGGGCGCCGGGGAGGAACTCCCCTCCGGCCCGGATGAGCGTCTCCGTGGACGGCGCAAGGTCCGCCGATCCGCCGGCGAGCTCGGGGAGCCGCGCCGCGATCGCGTTGATCACCTTGTGCGAGGCGCTTCGGGTGGCGATCGCCCCTCCCTCGAGGAGAAAGGAGGGCAAGCTGTCCGCCCATCCCTCCGGAAGATCGCCCCAGGTCACCCGCTCCCACTCCATGGCGAGGTCGGGGAAGGCGCGCAGATATTCGGCCATCCGTATCCGCCATTCGCGCTCGAGCCGCTCCCCCCGGGGGACCGCTTCCCGGAAATGCGCAAGGACGTCGTCCGGCACGTAGAAATGGGGCTCCTTCGGCCATCCCAGAGCTTCCTTGGTCAGCGCCACCTCCGCCTCCCCCAGCGGAGAGCCGTGGGCTTCCGCCGTGTCCTGCTTGTTGGGGCTCCCGAACGCAATGTGGGTCCGAACGATGACCAGCGTTGGACGCTCCCGCTCGGCGAACGCCGCTTCGATCGCCCGGGAGAGTCCGGGCAGGTCGGTGTTGCCTTCCTCGACCTGGAGAACGTTCCATCCGTACGCGCGGAACCGGCCCGCCACGTCCTCCCGGAAGGCAAGGTCGGTCGACCCCTCGATCGTGATCCGGTTGTCGTCGTAGAAGGCAACGAGGTTTCCCAACCGGTGGAATCCGGCAAGGGAGGCGGCCTCGGAGGCCACACCCTCCATAAGGTCCCCGTCCGAGCAGAGCGCCACGACCCGGTGGGACACGATCTCGTGCTCCGGCCGATTGAACCTGTGGGCGAGCAGCCTTGACGCCATCGCCATTCCCACCGCGTTCGAGATCCCCTGCCCCAAGGGGCCGGTCGTCACTTCGACACCGGGGGTGTGACCCGACTCCGGATGCCCCGGAGTCCTGCTCCCCCACTGGCGGAACTGCCGGATGTCTTCGAGCGAAAGGTCGAAGCCGGTGAGATGGAGCACAGAATACAGAAGCATAGAGGCGTGGCCGCACGAGAGGACGAACCGGTCCCGCCCGGGCCAGTCCGGATTCCGTGGGTTGTACCGGAGATATCGGGTCCACAACAGGTATGCCAGCGGGGCCAGCCCCATCGGCGCGCCCGGGTGGCCGGATCCGGCCTTCTGCACCGCATCGACCGACAGGAAGCGTATTGCGTTGATGGACCGCAGGGCAAGCGGCTCGTTCTCCAATGGATACCTCCCTAGGAATTTCCCGGCCGGGGGGGACGGATCACCGATGCCAAAATCGACCCGGCGAGGAGGGCGACCACCACCGCCAGGGATATTTTTATCGGTATTTCGACCCACTCGGCAAGGACCATTTTGGCCCCGACGAACGACAGGACAAGCCCCAGCCCGACCTTGAGGTAGCTGAACTTCCCCATCGCGGAGGCCAGCAGGAAATAGAGCGCACGCAGCCCCAGGATCGCGAAGATGTTCGACGTGTAGACGATGAACGGGTCGTTGGTCACGGCGAAGATCGCCGGGATCGAATCCACCGCGAACATGAGGTCGGTCACCTCGACGACGACCAGCACGGGGAGAAGCGCCGTTGCGTACCGTTTCCCGTCCAGCTTGACGGTGAACCGCCCCCCGTACGAGTCCGGAAGTGTGGGAACGATCTTCCCGAACAGCCGGAGCACCGGGTTCTTCTCGGGGTGAACCTCGGTTCCGCGGTCGAGGAGGATCTTCACGCCGGTGAAAATGAGGAACCCGCCGAACACGAAGATGACCCAGTGGAACGCCTGGAGAAGGGCGGCGCCCAGAAGGATGAAGACGGCGCGCATGACCTGGGCGCCAAGGATTCCCCAGAAAAGGACGCGGTGCTGGTAGGCGGGGCGGACGTGGAACGTGTTGAAGATCAGGACGAAAACGAAGAGGTTGTCGACCGACAGCGCCAGCTCGATCAGGTACCCGGTGAAAAATTCCAGGCCCCGCACGGCCCCGAAAAAATGGTACACGCCGACGTTGAAAAGGAGCGCCAGCGAGACCCATCCTATGCTCCAGGCAAGAGCCTCTTTCGGCTTGATCTCGTGCTCCCGCTTGTGGAAGACGAGGAGATCGAGCGCCAGCATGCAAAGGACGAAACCCGTGAACCCCGTCCATAACAACGGGGTGCCAATCGATTGCGGCAACATGCCCTCCGGGACAACGGCCGCGATGCTAAAAAGTGAAACGGGGTGATGATACCCCCGCGACGCGGTTTCGGGAAGGGGCGTGTCGCGCGCGCAGCGCCCGCGACAACTCCTCGATCCGGATCCCCCTCAATAAGGAAACAGGTGCCGGTAGAGAATATTGCATCCGATTCCGATCAGCACCAATCCTCCCAGAAGTTCCATTTTCCGGCCGAACCGGTTCCCCAGGGGGGCCCCCAGGTGCATGCCGATTGCCGTCAGCGCCGCGGCGACGATTCCTATGACCACCGCCGGGTACCAGATCCGGACGCGCAGCACGCCGAGGCTTAAACCGACCGCCAGGGCATCCACGCTGGTGGCAACGGAAAGGAGCACAAGCGAGACCCCGCGCGTTGGGTCTGCAGCCGCACTTTCCCCCTCCCCCCCCCGCAAGGCCTCATACATCATCTTCCCGCCGATGAAACCCAGCAGGCCGAAGGCCAGCCAGTGGTCGTAGCCGGAGAGGTACCGCTCGACGGACAGGCCCGCCAGCCACCCGACCACGGGCATCAGGAACTGGAAGAGGCCGAAGTGGAAGGAGAGGCGGAACGTCTGGCGGCCGGAAACCTTCCCGAGCGCGATGCCCGTCGCAATGGCGACCGCCAGGGCGTCCATGGCAAGTCCTACGGCGATCCCCAGCAGCGTAACCGTGTCGATCGAAGACCCCCTTTCGCCCCGCAGGAGACACTCATGGTACCATTTTGATTATCCTCGCCTTAAGGGGGCTGTGCCATGGCCGATCAACACCCCGACAGCTTCGGCACCCGAACCCGCCGGACGATCGGAAAGATCCCCTACGAAATCTTCCGCCTCGAGACCCTTCAGAAAAAGAGGTTCGGGA contains the following coding sequences:
- a CDS encoding 6-phosphogluconolactonase yields the protein MRRGENPYAERLFVVSSAEELARAAAGRLWGIVRERAAVLARGGKPASRIHMALSGGETPRRTYEILSAEPYRARFPWERVHFYQVDERWVPPADPRNNRRMLQETLLSRAAVPESHVHFVDTGFSCPSEGARRYEEALRAEFPVPPGGFPRFDAILLGIGKDGHTASLFPGMPETAVGNAWVVASEGGEPPVSRVTLTLPVLSAAAQVIFLVSGAEKAQALYSVLSGDPALPASQVSPARGKVTFLADEAAASLAIRKDGGGRR
- a CDS encoding transketolase, translated to MENEPLALRSINAIRFLSVDAVQKAGSGHPGAPMGLAPLAYLLWTRYLRYNPRNPDWPGRDRFVLSCGHASMLLYSVLHLTGFDLSLEDIRQFRQWGSRTPGHPESGHTPGVEVTTGPLGQGISNAVGMAMASRLLAHRFNRPEHEIVSHRVVALCSDGDLMEGVASEAASLAGFHRLGNLVAFYDDNRITIEGSTDLAFREDVAGRFRAYGWNVLQVEEGNTDLPGLSRAIEAAFAERERPTLVIVRTHIAFGSPNKQDTAEAHGSPLGEAEVALTKEALGWPKEPHFYVPDDVLAHFREAVPRGERLEREWRIRMAEYLRAFPDLAMEWERVTWGDLPEGWADSLPSFLLEGGAIATRSASHKVINAIAARLPELAGGSADLAPSTETLIRAGGEFLPGAPPGGRNFHFGVREHGMGAILNGMARHGGIIPYGATFLIFSDYMRASIRLAALMGIRVVYVFTHDSIGVGEDGPTHQPVEHLAALRAIPNLHVLRPADANETAAAWKMALERITGPSALVLTRQKLPVLPHAAVYRDGNVYRGVYIYEEGAGGSPSVILLASGSEVHVALAAKKLLEADGVSARVVSFLCRERFEEQPASYREAVLPPSVRARVSVEAGSTFGWERYIGERGISVGIDRFGASAPGDRLFREFGFTPENVAAKAIALL
- a CDS encoding transaldolase translates to MTGKGNPLVRLGEMGQSPWLDYIHRGIIASGELARLVSEDGIKGVTSNPTIFEKAISGGQEYDEQIQALSAGGASVLAAYTEIATEDIRRAADVLRPVHDATSGADGYVSLEVEPDLAYDAQKSASRAEELFRKVSRPNVLIKIPATAEGLPAIEKAVSLGVPVNVTLIFSVKRYEEVTAAYIRGMEKRIASGGDPRSVASVASFFVSRVDTAVDKLLEETVLRWPGSPRAETAISLLGKVAVANARLAYARFEAIFSTPRWRELAAKGARVQRPLWASTGTKSPKYPDVKYVEELIGPFTVNTMPPQTMDAFRNHGVVADTLSRREAEARAILSDLGLLDIGLETVCEKLTRDGVESFADSFRKLLAAIERRLSSAGIA
- a CDS encoding glucose-6-phosphate dehydrogenase; this encodes MTAATGAADESHKGAWIGPPPPCLLVIFGASGDLTRRLLIPDLFGLYQENLLPEGFAVLGVSRTAYSDDAFRSLLRDAAHSLTPETFDAARWDAFAARLFYHPADLENPASYPGLKDRIRSLCSGRGIPGNIVFYAAVAPRHYASLVGRIGSAALAAPSSDLPGFRRLIIEKPFGRDLASACALNREILSVFRGEQVYRIDHFLGKETVQNLFVFRFSNGIFEPIWNRNYIDHVQITVAETIGVEGRGDFYEEAGAVRDMVQNHLLQLLALVAMEPPHSLDGDEVRGEKLKLLKSIARVRPERAGEVCVRGQYAEGEMDGKKVPAYRAEKNVSPGSFAETYAAMKFSIDNWRWAGVPFYLRTGKRMARKVSEIAIQFHPAPSLLFEDTACGQMESNLLVINIQPEEGISLRIGAKDPGPAVCVRPVDFHFTYREAFGARSTPAYGRLLLDVMHGDSALFPREEEVETSWTLLDPFLRRWQEDPSRDLVFYPAGSWGPPEADALMEEGRDRWRRP
- a CDS encoding 6-phosphogluconate dehydrogenase (decarboxylating); translation: MRIAMVGLGKMGLNMTLRLLRGGHEVVAVDRSPAAVEAAAREKGCIAAASLPDAVAKLSPRRVVWLMVPAGAPVDESIDFLQPILSPGDIVIDGGNSKYTDAPPRATRLGERGIRFLDVGTSGGIWGLAEGYCLMAGGDEEAFRHVSPVLATLAPPEGFAYVGPHGAGHFVKMIHNGIEYGMMQAYAEGFEILQTAPFPLDLPAIAALWNRGSVVRSWLLELAGRALSRDPGLAGLSPYVEDSGEGRWIVERSIEAGVPLPAIGLSLYMRFLSRQENSFAMRMLAALRNEFGGHAVHPAVPKKEKE